One region of Bactrocera neohumeralis isolate Rockhampton chromosome 5, APGP_CSIRO_Bneo_wtdbg2-racon-allhic-juicebox.fasta_v2, whole genome shotgun sequence genomic DNA includes:
- the LOC126758524 gene encoding gamma-tubulin complex component 2 homolog isoform X1, translating into MEVNSTTDPMRVALKTLIQHSNATFTADDVLREFRTTKEKRSNRKLLKILEIISKNQAKSAEHLVEAAKLLEKKDPFYCLLNFLNHYSDTNIMQSIRKKDISTSTPLINKKMFETVTPDCVSEIKERVVQAATGCVTKPVQNSSLNNVTGGHSPTTPLFPPCNKQHAEVPWDYRALDNLQFPQNNILAIPINSQETLLLYDLIYCLTGMRGSYITPIECMTSGRNPCIKFMISEQIHNSLRDIAQEMLPLASYYTCIEQFIQNASLTECGQVLQAFSEALSSLIHDYYLLLAQLEAELNAGNLTVHKMLFYVRPTLNTMEVLAGVVSDILENELRGGQALTLLFNKISALTGDEESQKFVIQLTQLAAVPYMEILQLWVQKGVICDPQQEFLVEDNEVIRREELPEHYSADYWEKRYTIRRERIPCFLEKVSDIILRTGKYLNVIRQCGKKVTPPQLMNLQFSPTNQNHITVIQNAYRFASKNLLEVLLKENDLMGHLMSVKRYLLLHQGDFITQFMDACEDELAKNVDKVLPMTLENLLGLTLRLSSAKHDPYKDDVHCELLTYDLVTQMSKIMNNEEEYWLSHDRLDLNGLECFAFRYEVKWPVSLVLNHIAISKYQMLFRQLFYCKHVERQLCKIWKENSIAKKFSPQAAELYRSAFTLRQRMMNAVQNLEYYMMIEVIEPNWHIFIQNMNKVENVDEVLSFHQDFLDSCLKNCMLTDTTLLNRSIFKLCNICLKFCEFIQKSQRFFLDAELKSMVCDSNDEENSDSDVDISSQKQSESSLAPNDTFSERVKRFDLEFTGLLIGLLKQINDVASDNPSDRFINLVHRINFNSFYNQQMDKLCAKDSMM; encoded by the exons tGCAACTTTTACTGCTGATGATGTACTACGGGAATTTCGTACAACAAAAGAGAAACGTTCCAATcggaaattgttgaaaattttggaaataatttcaaagaaCCAAGCAAAATCCGCAGAGCATTTGGTGGAAGCGGCAAAGTTATTAGAGaa AAAAGACCCGTTCTATTGCTTGTTAAATTTTCTAAACCATTACTCGGACACAAATATAATGCAGTCCATACGAAAAAAAGATATATCAACTTCAACaccattgataaataaaaaaatgtttgaaacaGTTACCCCAGATTGCGTATCAGAG ATTAAGGAACGTGTAGTTCAAGCAGCTACTGGGTGTGTAACGAAACCAGTGCAGAATAGTTCATTAAATAATGTCACCGGCGGACACTCTCCAACTACTCCACTATTTCCGCCATGCAACAAGCAACATGCTGAAGTGCCTTGGGATTACCGCGCACTTGATAATCTACAGTTTCCACAAAATAATATTCTCGCTATTCCAATTAACAGTCAGGAAACGCTGCTTCTCTACGATCTGATATACTGTTTAACAGGTATGCGCGGATCGTATATCACTCCAATTGAATGTATGACCAGTGGCCGAAATCCCTGTATTAAATTTATGATATCTGAGCAAATACATAATTCATTAAGAGACATCGCTCAGGAGATGCTACCATTAGCCTCATACTATACATGTATAGAACAGTTTATTCAAAATGCAAGCTTGACAGAATGTGGTCAAGTGCTACAAGCTTTTAGTGAGGCATTAAGCAGTTTAATACACGATTATTAT ttgctTTTGGCCCAATTGGAAGCAGAGTTGAATGCTGGAAATTTAACAGTACACAAAATGCTGTTTTATGTTCGACCCACTTTAAATACAATGGAAGTTTTGGCCGGTGTGGTGTCCGATATTCTAGAG AACGAGTTACGAGGTGGTCAGGCGCTGACgcttctttttaataaaatcagtGCTTTAACTGGTGATGAAGAATCGCAAAAGTTCGTCATTCAATTAACACAATTAGCGGCAGTACCGTATATGGAAATTTTGCAACTGTGGGTCCAAAAAGGAGTAATTTGCGATCCACAGCAGGAGTTCTTGGTGGAAGACAATGAAGTCATTCGTCGGGAGGAATTACCCGAACATTATTCGGCCGATTATTGGGAAAAACG ATACACAATACGCCGTGAACGCATACCATGTTTTCTAGAAAAAGTGTCGGATATAATTTTGCGTACGGGTAAATACTTGAATGTTATCCGTCAGTGTGGCAAGAAAGTGACTCCTCCGCAGTTGATGAATCTGCAGTTTTCACCTACAAATCAAAATCACATCACCGTCATTCAAAACGCATACCGTTTCGCTTCAAAGAATCTCTTAGAAGTGCTGCTTAAGGAAAACGATTTAATGGGGCACCTAATGTCCGTCAAGcgctatttgttgttgcatcaGGGCGATTTCATAACACAGTTTATGGATGCATGCGAAGATGAACTAGCAAAGAACGTAGATAAGGTGTTGCCAATGACATTGGAGAACTTGCTGGGGCTCACATTGCGTTTATCTTCTGCTAAACACGATCCATACAAAGACGATGTGCACTGTGAATTGCTAACATATGATCTAGTTACGCAAATGTCGAAAATTATGAATAATGAAGAAG AATATTGGCTATCCCATGACCGACTGGATCTTAATGGTTTGGAGTGCTTTGCTTTTAGATACGAAGTGAAGTGGCCGGTCTCGCTGGTTTTGAATCATATAGCGATTTCAAAATATCAGATGCTCTTCAGACAGTTATTCTATTGCAAACACGTTGAGCGTCAGTTGTGCAa aatatGGAAGGAGAACTCAATCGCCAAAAAATTTTCGCCTCAGGCAGCGGAGCTTTACCGTTCCGCGTTTACCTTACGCCAGCGCATGATGAATGCTGTTCAAAATCTTGAGTATTACATGATGATTGAAGTGATCGAACCGAATTGGCACATcttcatacaaaatatgaatAAG GTTGAAAACGTCGATGAGGTGCTTTCATTTCACCAGGACTTTCTTGACTCCTGCTTGAAGAATTGCATGCTGACCGACACAACCCTACTTAATCGCTCCATCTTCAAACTGTGCAACATTTGCTTAAAGTTCTGTGAATTTATACAG AAATCCCAACGTTTCTTTCTTGATGCTGAGCTTAAGTCTATGGTCTGCGACAGCAACGACGAGGAAAATTCTGATTCGGATGTTGATATCTCGAGTCAGAAGCAG TCCGAGTCATCGTTGGCACCGAACGATACTTTCTCGGAACGCGTCAAGCGCTTTGATCTGGAATTTACTGGCTTGCTTATTGGACTGCTAAAGCAAATCAATGATGTGGCTTCGGACAATCCCTCGGATCGGTTTATAAATCTTGTGCATCGTATTAATTTTAACTCGTTTTACAATCAACAAATGGATAAATTGTGTGCTAAGGATTCGATGATGTAA
- the LOC126758524 gene encoding gamma-tubulin complex component 2 homolog isoform X2 translates to MEVNSTTDPMRVALKTLIQHSNATFTADDVLREFRTTKEKRSNRKLLKILEIISKNQAKSAEHLVEAAKLLEKKDPFYCLLNFLNHYSDTNIMQSIRKKDISTSTPLINKKMFETVTPDCVSEIKERVVQAATGCVTKPVQNSSLNNVTGGHSPTTPLFPPCNKQHAEVPWDYRALDNLQFPQNNILAIPINSQETLLLYDLIYCLTGMRGSYITPIECMTSGRNPCIKFMISEQIHNSLRDIAQEMLPLASYYTCIEQFIQNASLTECGQVLQAFSEALSSLIHDYYLLLAQLEAELNAGNLTVHKMLFYVRPTLNTMEVLAGVVSDILENELRGGQALTLLFNKISALTGDEESQKFVIQLTQLAAVPYMEILQLWVQKGVICDPQQEFLVEDNEVIRREELPEHYSADYWEKRYTIRRERIPCFLEKVSDIILRTGKYLNVIRQCGKKVTPPQLMNLQFSPTNQNHITVIQNAYRFASKNLLEVLLKENDLMGHLMSVKRYLLLHQGDFITQFMDACEDELAKNVDKVLPMTLENLLGLTLRLSSAKHDPYKDDVHCELLTYDLVTQMSKIMNNEEEYWLSHDRLDLNGLECFAFRYEVKWPVSLVLNHIAISKYQMLFRQLFYCKHVERQLCKIWKENSIAKKFSPQAAELYRSAFTLRQRMMNAVQNLEYYMMIEVIEPNWHIFIQNMNKVENVDEVLSFHQDFLDSCLKNCMLTDTTLLNRSIFKLCNICLKFCEFIQSESSLAPNDTFSERVKRFDLEFTGLLIGLLKQINDVASDNPSDRFINLVHRINFNSFYNQQMDKLCAKDSMM, encoded by the exons tGCAACTTTTACTGCTGATGATGTACTACGGGAATTTCGTACAACAAAAGAGAAACGTTCCAATcggaaattgttgaaaattttggaaataatttcaaagaaCCAAGCAAAATCCGCAGAGCATTTGGTGGAAGCGGCAAAGTTATTAGAGaa AAAAGACCCGTTCTATTGCTTGTTAAATTTTCTAAACCATTACTCGGACACAAATATAATGCAGTCCATACGAAAAAAAGATATATCAACTTCAACaccattgataaataaaaaaatgtttgaaacaGTTACCCCAGATTGCGTATCAGAG ATTAAGGAACGTGTAGTTCAAGCAGCTACTGGGTGTGTAACGAAACCAGTGCAGAATAGTTCATTAAATAATGTCACCGGCGGACACTCTCCAACTACTCCACTATTTCCGCCATGCAACAAGCAACATGCTGAAGTGCCTTGGGATTACCGCGCACTTGATAATCTACAGTTTCCACAAAATAATATTCTCGCTATTCCAATTAACAGTCAGGAAACGCTGCTTCTCTACGATCTGATATACTGTTTAACAGGTATGCGCGGATCGTATATCACTCCAATTGAATGTATGACCAGTGGCCGAAATCCCTGTATTAAATTTATGATATCTGAGCAAATACATAATTCATTAAGAGACATCGCTCAGGAGATGCTACCATTAGCCTCATACTATACATGTATAGAACAGTTTATTCAAAATGCAAGCTTGACAGAATGTGGTCAAGTGCTACAAGCTTTTAGTGAGGCATTAAGCAGTTTAATACACGATTATTAT ttgctTTTGGCCCAATTGGAAGCAGAGTTGAATGCTGGAAATTTAACAGTACACAAAATGCTGTTTTATGTTCGACCCACTTTAAATACAATGGAAGTTTTGGCCGGTGTGGTGTCCGATATTCTAGAG AACGAGTTACGAGGTGGTCAGGCGCTGACgcttctttttaataaaatcagtGCTTTAACTGGTGATGAAGAATCGCAAAAGTTCGTCATTCAATTAACACAATTAGCGGCAGTACCGTATATGGAAATTTTGCAACTGTGGGTCCAAAAAGGAGTAATTTGCGATCCACAGCAGGAGTTCTTGGTGGAAGACAATGAAGTCATTCGTCGGGAGGAATTACCCGAACATTATTCGGCCGATTATTGGGAAAAACG ATACACAATACGCCGTGAACGCATACCATGTTTTCTAGAAAAAGTGTCGGATATAATTTTGCGTACGGGTAAATACTTGAATGTTATCCGTCAGTGTGGCAAGAAAGTGACTCCTCCGCAGTTGATGAATCTGCAGTTTTCACCTACAAATCAAAATCACATCACCGTCATTCAAAACGCATACCGTTTCGCTTCAAAGAATCTCTTAGAAGTGCTGCTTAAGGAAAACGATTTAATGGGGCACCTAATGTCCGTCAAGcgctatttgttgttgcatcaGGGCGATTTCATAACACAGTTTATGGATGCATGCGAAGATGAACTAGCAAAGAACGTAGATAAGGTGTTGCCAATGACATTGGAGAACTTGCTGGGGCTCACATTGCGTTTATCTTCTGCTAAACACGATCCATACAAAGACGATGTGCACTGTGAATTGCTAACATATGATCTAGTTACGCAAATGTCGAAAATTATGAATAATGAAGAAG AATATTGGCTATCCCATGACCGACTGGATCTTAATGGTTTGGAGTGCTTTGCTTTTAGATACGAAGTGAAGTGGCCGGTCTCGCTGGTTTTGAATCATATAGCGATTTCAAAATATCAGATGCTCTTCAGACAGTTATTCTATTGCAAACACGTTGAGCGTCAGTTGTGCAa aatatGGAAGGAGAACTCAATCGCCAAAAAATTTTCGCCTCAGGCAGCGGAGCTTTACCGTTCCGCGTTTACCTTACGCCAGCGCATGATGAATGCTGTTCAAAATCTTGAGTATTACATGATGATTGAAGTGATCGAACCGAATTGGCACATcttcatacaaaatatgaatAAG GTTGAAAACGTCGATGAGGTGCTTTCATTTCACCAGGACTTTCTTGACTCCTGCTTGAAGAATTGCATGCTGACCGACACAACCCTACTTAATCGCTCCATCTTCAAACTGTGCAACATTTGCTTAAAGTTCTGTGAATTTATACAG TCCGAGTCATCGTTGGCACCGAACGATACTTTCTCGGAACGCGTCAAGCGCTTTGATCTGGAATTTACTGGCTTGCTTATTGGACTGCTAAAGCAAATCAATGATGTGGCTTCGGACAATCCCTCGGATCGGTTTATAAATCTTGTGCATCGTATTAATTTTAACTCGTTTTACAATCAACAAATGGATAAATTGTGTGCTAAGGATTCGATGATGTAA